The following are encoded together in the Bos javanicus breed banteng chromosome X, ARS-OSU_banteng_1.0, whole genome shotgun sequence genome:
- the LOC133242798 gene encoding large ribosomal subunit protein eL21 gives MTNTKGKRRGTRYMFSRPFRKHGVVPLATYMRIYRKGDIVDIKGMGTVQKGMPHKCYHGKTGRVYNVTQHAVGIIVNKQVKGKILAKRINVRIEHIKHSKSRDSFLKRVKENDQKKKEAKEKGTWVQLKRQPAPPREAHFVRTNGKEPELLEPIPYEFMA, from the coding sequence ATGACCAACACAAAGGGAAAGAGGCGGGGCACCCGCTACATGTTCTCCAGGCCTTTCAGAAAACATGGAGTTGTTCCTTTGGCCACATACATGCGAATCTACAGGAAGGGTGATATTGTAGATATCAAGGGAATGGGTACTGTTCAAAAAGGAATGCCCCACAAATGTTACCATGGCAAAACTGGAAGAGTCTACAATGTCACCCAGCATGCTGTTGGCATCATTGTAAACAAACAAGTTAAGGGCaagattcttgccaagagaattaaTGTGCGTATCGAGCATATTAAGCACTCTAAGAGCCGAGATAGCTTCTTGAAACGTGTGAAGGAAAAtgatcagaaaaagaaggaagccaAAGAGAAAGGGACTTGGGTTCAGCTGAAGCGCCAGCCTGCTCCACCCAGAGAAGCACACTTTGTGAGGACCAATGGAAAGGAACCCGAACTGTTGGAGCCCATTCCCTATGAATTCATGGCCTGA